The nucleotide sequence GCACTCTCACTACCGTTTTCATACCTCGATCGTGCTGTGCGGGGTCCGGGCCGCGGGACGTCCGCTGGACTGAACCCGGCTGTCAACCGATCGATGGACACCGGCGTCCCCTTTCCCCGCAATTAGTCACCTACTTGCGTCGGCTTGCCTGAAGCGCGGTCTTCACGCGAGCGACCATGCCCTTCGGATCCCCGTAGAGCTCCTCTTTCGTGATCACGACGAATCTCCAGCCGTCGGCTTCCATGAGTGCCCGTCGTTCGGAGTCGAAGCGGGGTTGCTCCCCTTCGAGATGCCAAGCGCCGTCGTATTCGATGGCGAGTTTCGCTTTGCGGATCGCGAGGTCGAGGCGTCCGAGGAATCGTCGTTCGCGGTACACCTCCACCTGGGGCTCCGCCTCGATGTCGTGGATCCACAGCCAGACCCGGACCTCGGATTCGGGGATGGATTCGGCTCTCGCGTCGGAAAGCGCCAGCGCCTTCCGTGCCCTGACAATGCCGTGGTCGTGACGATGCCCGAGGTAGTTTTCGAGCTGTTCGCGTTCGATGAATCCGGCATGAAGCAGCGCGTCGACCAGACCGACCACCCGGGGAAACGAGCGATGGAGCCGGGTGTTGGACAAGATGTCCATGGTCATGCGCAGCGGGCTCGCGATCCGGCCGTCTCGCCAAGGCTCGAAATCCTCGCCGATCAACCGAGATCGTTTCAAGTGCATCCCACGCTGGAAATGGAACCCTTCCTCCTCGGGTA is from Amycolatopsis lurida and encodes:
- a CDS encoding endonuclease domain-containing protein, which encodes MSRSHYAEVADFSGPFLGSRAISEGDITRSQLRSGPYNRLFQNVYVPIRIPQDHVLRCKAAILAAPPGAVLTGCSAATVRGFPFALDNDPVEFVIPEEEGFHFQRGMHLKRSRLIGEDFEPWRDGRIASPLRMTMDILSNTRLHRSFPRVVGLVDALLHAGFIEREQLENYLGHRHDHGIVRARKALALSDARAESIPESEVRVWLWIHDIEAEPQVEVYRERRFLGRLDLAIRKAKLAIEYDGAWHLEGEQPRFDSERRALMEADGWRFVVITKEELYGDPKGMVARVKTALQASRRK